A window of Metabacillus sp. B2-18 contains these coding sequences:
- a CDS encoding RluA family pseudouridine synthase, with protein MESTFQLEWKITSKDDGKLVLDFVKEKKISKRALTDIKFHGGDILVNNRHVTVRYQLKKDDLLTVIFPKEEKGSVLEADQVPFSIVYEDSHCLVINKPPFVPSIPSREHVRGTLANGLIHYYEEHHIPSTIHIVNRLDKDTSGLMLVAKHRFAHSLFSDMQKSKSIHRSYEAFVHGVMKEQKGTISSPIGRKKDSIIEREVCDDGQSAVTHFQVVQPYKDITHVKLVLETGRTHQIRVHLSSIGHPLCGDTLYGGNQLDINRQALHSSELSFWHPLLEKDLCFQAKLPEDMERLEKRTHLN; from the coding sequence ATGGAGTCAACATTTCAATTAGAGTGGAAAATTACATCAAAAGATGATGGCAAGCTCGTTTTAGATTTTGTGAAAGAGAAAAAAATATCAAAGCGAGCTTTAACGGATATAAAATTTCATGGCGGAGATATTCTCGTGAATAATCGTCATGTGACAGTTCGATATCAGTTAAAAAAAGATGATCTTTTAACCGTGATTTTCCCAAAGGAAGAAAAAGGATCAGTTCTTGAGGCAGATCAAGTTCCCTTTAGCATCGTCTATGAAGATTCTCATTGTTTAGTTATTAATAAACCTCCTTTTGTACCATCAATTCCTTCGAGAGAGCATGTAAGGGGAACATTAGCAAATGGATTAATTCACTATTATGAGGAGCATCATATTCCTTCTACCATTCACATTGTGAATCGTTTGGATAAAGATACTTCCGGGTTGATGTTAGTTGCGAAGCATCGTTTTGCTCATTCGTTGTTTTCAGATATGCAAAAGAGTAAAAGTATTCATCGTTCGTACGAGGCTTTTGTACATGGAGTGATGAAGGAGCAAAAAGGAACAATATCCAGTCCTATTGGACGAAAAAAAGACAGTATTATTGAGAGAGAAGTATGTGACGATGGCCAGAGTGCTGTCACACATTTTCAAGTGGTTCAACCCTACAAAGATATAACACATGTAAAGTTAGTGTTAGAAACGGGGAGAACTCATCAAATTCGCGTTCACCTTTCATCGATAGGACATCCCTTATGTGGAGACACGTTATACGGTGGAAATCAACTGGATATTAATAGGCAAGCCTTACATAGCTCCGAGCTATCATTTTGGCATCCCTTGTTAGAAAAAGATCTTTGTTTTCAAGCGAAACTTCCGGAAGATATGGAGAGATTAGAGAAAAGGACTCATCTTAATTGA
- a CDS encoding CYTH domain-containing protein codes for MSQEIEIEFKNLLTKDEYSKIKETFKIEEHDFFEQENHYFDTPDFSLKALGAALRIRRKQNKFVMTLKEPATVGLLETHQTLSDEMADSMMKTGELVNGEVVDRLLQLDIDVNKITYFGSLSTRRAEKNYQNGLIVLDHSRYLTVEDYELEYEAKDEEIGKKVFHQLLHDLHIPIRLTKNKIRRFYEQKYSEMG; via the coding sequence ATGTCACAAGAAATTGAAATAGAATTTAAGAATCTTTTAACAAAAGATGAATATTCCAAAATAAAAGAAACATTTAAAATAGAGGAACATGATTTTTTCGAGCAGGAAAATCATTATTTTGATACACCTGATTTTTCGTTAAAGGCACTCGGAGCAGCTTTGCGAATAAGAAGAAAGCAAAATAAATTTGTTATGACTTTAAAAGAACCTGCTACAGTTGGCTTACTCGAAACACATCAAACGTTATCAGACGAAATGGCTGATAGCATGATGAAAACTGGTGAACTCGTAAATGGCGAAGTTGTTGATCGTCTGCTTCAATTAGACATCGATGTTAACAAAATAACTTATTTTGGCTCTTTATCAACACGCCGTGCAGAAAAAAATTATCAAAACGGTTTAATAGTTTTAGATCATAGCCGATATTTAACAGTAGAGGATTATGAGCTTGAATATGAAGCAAAAGATGAAGAAATCGGAAAAAAGGTCTTCCATCAACTTCTACATGACCTTCACATTCCAATTAGACTAACAAAAAATAAGATTCGCCGTTTTTATGAACAAAAATATAGTGAGATGGGGTAA
- a CDS encoding GTP pyrophosphokinase — translation MEGEQWKSFLAPYNQAVEELKVKLRGIRSQYELEHSHSPIEFVTGRVKPIASILDKAKRKNISLDNIEEGLQDIAGIRMMCQFVDDIRFVVNMLKSRNDLEIIEERDYITSQKDSGYRSYHLVAKYPVQTISGEKKLLVEIQIRTLSMNFWATIEHSLNYKYSGNIPDNIKVRLKRAAEAAYSLDEEMSQIRGEIQEAQAVFSRKTDKK, via the coding sequence ATGGAAGGTGAACAATGGAAGTCATTTTTGGCTCCTTATAACCAAGCAGTTGAGGAATTAAAGGTGAAATTACGAGGGATTCGCTCGCAATATGAACTTGAACATTCACATTCACCAATTGAATTTGTAACTGGTCGCGTGAAGCCGATTGCCAGTATTTTAGATAAAGCGAAGCGGAAAAACATTAGCCTTGATAACATAGAGGAAGGTTTACAAGATATCGCGGGTATTAGAATGATGTGTCAATTTGTTGATGATATTCGTTTTGTTGTTAATATGTTAAAAAGCAGAAATGATTTGGAGATCATTGAGGAACGAGATTATATTACATCTCAAAAAGATAGTGGATATCGTTCCTATCATCTAGTTGCTAAATACCCGGTACAAACAATATCTGGTGAAAAGAAATTACTTGTTGAAATCCAAATTAGAACATTATCAATGAACTTTTGGGCGACAATTGAGCACTCATTAAATTATAAATATAGCGGAAATATTCCTGATAATATTAAAGTAAGATTAAAAAGGGCAGCGGAAGCAGCATATTCACTTGATGAGGAGATGTCCCAAATTAGAGGGGAAATTCAAGAAGCCCAAGCTGTTTTCTCACGAAAGACGGACAAAAAATAA
- a CDS encoding FtsW/RodA/SpoVE family cell cycle protein — protein sequence MTNEKSPQQQIDYTLIFIMFLLAIVSSFAINSAESTLPETLKGINFSMKQIQWYIIGAFAVVVTMLIDYDRFKQLAWYLYGFGLLLLLGLEVLPQGIVQTIKGATSWYRIGPLGNFQPSELMKIIIIIVLSKIITDHREKYPKNTLADDFLLIGKIAAAAAPPVLLLIRQPDMGMTMVFCAIIGSLILISGIQWRIIVTAASTFLIGAGTFIFIFIKYPDFFLKYILRGEEYQLDRFYGWLNPWEYSGEQGFQLVKSLLAIGSGELRGKGYQNLEVYLPEAHTDFIFAIISEQFGFIGGSIVVSLFFLLIYRMIHISLESNDPFGSFLCTGVIGMITFQVFQNVGMTIGLLPITGLPLPFVSYGGSSLATYMVAIGIVLNVRSRTRKYMFD from the coding sequence ATGACAAACGAAAAATCCCCACAACAACAAATAGATTACACATTAATTTTTATCATGTTTTTATTAGCTATCGTGAGTTCATTTGCGATAAACAGTGCTGAATCCACCCTTCCAGAAACACTAAAGGGTATAAATTTTTCAATGAAACAAATTCAATGGTATATTATCGGAGCATTTGCTGTTGTCGTTACTATGCTGATTGATTATGACCGATTTAAGCAGCTAGCCTGGTATTTATACGGCTTTGGTTTACTCCTTTTACTAGGTCTAGAAGTTTTACCACAAGGTATTGTTCAAACAATTAAAGGAGCAACAAGCTGGTATAGAATTGGTCCATTAGGAAATTTTCAGCCTTCGGAATTAATGAAAATTATTATTATCATTGTCTTGAGTAAGATTATTACAGATCATCGTGAAAAATACCCTAAAAATACATTAGCAGATGATTTTCTCTTAATTGGAAAAATTGCTGCAGCTGCAGCTCCGCCTGTCCTTCTTTTAATAAGACAGCCGGATATGGGAATGACAATGGTCTTTTGTGCGATAATCGGATCGCTTATTCTAATCTCAGGAATTCAATGGCGAATTATTGTTACAGCAGCCTCTACTTTTTTAATCGGAGCCGGAACGTTTATTTTCATCTTTATTAAATATCCTGATTTTTTCTTAAAATATATTTTACGCGGAGAAGAATATCAGCTAGATCGATTTTACGGATGGCTTAATCCTTGGGAATATTCTGGTGAGCAAGGATTTCAGCTTGTTAAATCTTTGCTAGCTATTGGATCGGGTGAATTACGTGGAAAAGGCTATCAAAACCTGGAAGTTTATTTACCTGAGGCACATACTGACTTTATCTTTGCGATTATTTCAGAGCAATTTGGATTTATTGGCGGTAGTATTGTTGTTTCACTGTTTTTCTTACTTATTTATCGCATGATTCATATCTCTCTAGAAAGCAATGATCCATTTGGCAGCTTTCTATGCACAGGTGTTATCGGTATGATTACATTTCAGGTTTTCCAAAATGTAGGCATGACGATTGGGCTACTCCCAATTACGGGTCTGCCATTGCCATTTGTCAGCTATGGAGGAAGCTCTCTTGCCACTTATATGGTTGCTATCGGAATTGTTCTAAATGTGCGCTCACGAACAAGAAAATACATGTTTGACTAA
- the prpE gene encoding bis(5'-nucleosyl)-tetraphosphatase PrpE produces MKIDVIGDIHGCFREFEELTKKMGYNWTTGIPIHPDDRKLAFVGDLTDRGPESIKIIEAVYQLVQKEGAHYSPGNHCNKLYRYFLGNKVQITHGLETTVAEYEELPPKKKAEVKKQFMFLYEVAPLYQILDNGKLIVAHAGIREDYIGKNSNAVKTFVLYGDITGKKNPDGTPERRDWAQHYQGKAMIVYGHTPIKEPKRANRTINIDTGAVFGNKLTAYRYPEDEVITVESSLPYDESRFREKEDG; encoded by the coding sequence ATGAAAATTGATGTTATTGGCGATATTCATGGATGTTTTCGTGAATTTGAAGAGCTAACAAAAAAAATGGGCTATAACTGGACAACTGGAATTCCCATTCATCCTGATGATAGAAAGCTTGCATTTGTTGGAGATTTGACCGATCGCGGTCCTGAATCTATAAAAATAATTGAGGCTGTCTACCAGCTTGTTCAAAAAGAAGGTGCACATTATTCACCAGGCAATCACTGCAATAAGCTGTACCGCTACTTTCTTGGAAACAAAGTTCAAATCACTCACGGTCTTGAAACAACAGTAGCAGAATACGAGGAATTACCACCTAAAAAGAAAGCGGAAGTAAAAAAACAGTTTATGTTTCTTTATGAAGTAGCACCACTTTATCAAATTCTTGATAACGGAAAGCTAATTGTGGCTCATGCTGGAATTAGGGAAGATTATATCGGAAAAAATTCCAATGCCGTTAAAACCTTTGTTTTATATGGAGATATTACTGGTAAAAAGAACCCTGATGGAACTCCTGAACGACGTGACTGGGCTCAGCATTATCAAGGAAAGGCAATGATTGTTTATGGTCATACTCCAATAAAAGAACCTAAACGAGCCAATCGAACGATTAATATCGACACTGGAGCGGTGTTTGGTAACAAGCTTACAGCATATCGTTACCCTGAAGATGAAGTGATCACTGTTGAATCAAGCCTTCCTTATGATGAGTCACGTTTTCGGGAAAAGGAAGATGGATGA
- a CDS encoding NAD kinase produces the protein MKFAISSKGDPVSNSIMQKMKTYLLDFQLDYDEDQPDIVISVGGDGTLLYAFHRYRSRLDKTAFIGVHTGHLGFYADWVPEEIEKLVIAIAKTPYQIVEYPILEVIIRHNDGGREARYLALNECTVKSIEGTLVMNVEIKGQMFETFRGDGLCISTPSGSTAYNKALGGAILHPSLRAIQLAEMASINNRVFRTIGSPLILPEHHTCMLKPVNDVDFQITIDHLTLLHKDVKSIQCRVANENVRFARFKPFPFWKRVRDSFVGDTDR, from the coding sequence ATGAAATTTGCCATATCATCCAAGGGAGATCCGGTTTCTAATTCAATTATGCAAAAAATGAAAACCTACCTATTGGATTTTCAACTAGATTACGATGAAGATCAGCCGGATATTGTTATTTCTGTAGGTGGTGATGGTACCCTTTTATACGCCTTTCATCGCTATCGAAGCAGATTAGACAAAACTGCCTTTATTGGGGTGCATACAGGGCATCTTGGGTTTTATGCTGATTGGGTTCCAGAAGAAATTGAAAAGCTTGTGATTGCTATTGCTAAAACGCCGTATCAAATTGTTGAATACCCGATTTTAGAGGTTATTATTCGTCATAATGACGGGGGAAGAGAGGCTAGGTATCTAGCCCTTAATGAATGTACAGTGAAAAGTATCGAAGGCACACTTGTCATGAACGTTGAGATTAAAGGGCAAATGTTTGAAACATTCCGTGGTGATGGCTTGTGCATTTCTACACCATCAGGCAGTACAGCCTACAATAAAGCACTAGGTGGGGCAATTTTACATCCTTCTTTACGTGCCATTCAATTGGCGGAAATGGCTTCTATTAACAATCGTGTTTTCCGTACAATTGGTTCGCCGTTAATCTTGCCTGAACATCATACATGCATGCTGAAACCTGTTAATGATGTTGATTTTCAGATTACAATTGATCATCTTACTTTGTTACATAAAGATGTGAAATCAATTCAATGTCGTGTAGCAAATGAAAACGTACGTTTTGCCCGCTTTAAGCCATTTCCTTTCTGGAAAAGAGTTCGTGACTCTTTTGTTGGGGATACAGATCGTTAA
- the thiS gene encoding sulfur carrier protein ThiS, whose protein sequence is MSIKLNGELVDLKQDVKTIQHLLAFYKLEDRLVIVEHNREIVLKDQYENTTISNGDEIELVHFVGGG, encoded by the coding sequence ATGAGTATTAAATTGAATGGTGAACTTGTTGATTTAAAGCAAGATGTTAAAACAATTCAACATCTACTGGCGTTTTACAAGCTAGAAGATCGACTTGTTATTGTCGAGCATAACCGCGAAATCGTTTTAAAAGATCAATACGAAAACACAACCATTTCAAATGGTGATGAAATTGAATTAGTTCATTTTGTAGGAGGAGGATGA
- the mgtE gene encoding magnesium transporter, which translates to MSEEREQVELEEGTLLTALTQKNMDDFRSVFLEQHPYDQASFFIKLDPEDRQTVYHFLSPEEMAAVFENIEDEDGLYQTYLSEMDPTFAAQMLAQMYADDAVDVLNELDKDQVASYLTIMDDEAAEEIRELLHYEEYTAGSIMTTEYISIHAHQTVHSAMQILKKEAPNAETIYYVFVVDEDEKLAGVISLRDLIISEPDTMISDIMNERVYSVSVAEDQEEVARKMKDYNFLALPVVDFQGHLLGIITVDDIVDVIDEEASDDYSKLAAVSDVDSTDRGPFSAAKKRLPWLIILLFLGMFTASLIGRFEATLEKVAILAVFIPLIAGMAGNTGTQALAVAVRRISLGDTEDQNLSKMIVREAGTGLITGAICGAVVTVVVFVWQGDLFLGALVGISILATLTVATISGAFIPLIMHKLKVDPAVASGPFITTINDIISILIYFGMATLFMQYLI; encoded by the coding sequence TTGTCAGAAGAAAGAGAACAAGTTGAGCTTGAAGAAGGAACGCTGCTTACAGCACTTACTCAGAAAAATATGGATGATTTTCGTTCCGTGTTTTTAGAGCAGCATCCTTACGACCAGGCCAGCTTTTTTATTAAGCTTGACCCAGAAGATCGCCAGACTGTTTATCATTTTCTTTCTCCAGAAGAAATGGCAGCGGTCTTTGAAAATATTGAAGATGAAGATGGTCTGTATCAAACTTACTTATCAGAAATGGATCCAACGTTTGCTGCTCAAATGCTTGCACAGATGTATGCAGATGATGCCGTTGACGTTTTAAATGAGCTTGATAAAGATCAGGTTGCAAGTTATTTAACAATAATGGACGATGAAGCAGCTGAAGAAATACGAGAGTTGCTTCATTATGAAGAATATACAGCCGGGAGTATCATGACAACGGAGTATATCTCCATTCATGCTCATCAAACGGTTCATTCTGCCATGCAAATATTAAAGAAAGAAGCTCCGAACGCTGAAACAATTTATTATGTATTCGTTGTGGATGAAGATGAAAAGCTTGCTGGTGTTATTTCGTTAAGAGATTTAATTATTAGTGAGCCTGACACGATGATTTCAGATATTATGAATGAACGTGTTTACTCGGTAAGTGTTGCGGAAGATCAAGAAGAAGTTGCAAGAAAAATGAAAGACTATAACTTCCTTGCACTCCCAGTCGTTGATTTTCAAGGACATCTGCTAGGAATTATCACTGTTGATGATATCGTCGATGTTATTGATGAAGAAGCAAGTGATGACTATTCAAAGCTTGCTGCGGTATCTGACGTTGACTCCACTGATAGAGGACCGTTTTCTGCTGCCAAAAAAAGATTGCCATGGTTAATTATATTATTATTTCTTGGAATGTTTACAGCAAGTTTAATTGGTCGATTTGAAGCAACATTAGAGAAAGTTGCTATTTTAGCCGTGTTTATCCCTTTAATTGCCGGTATGGCAGGAAACACAGGAACACAGGCTTTAGCCGTTGCTGTTAGAAGAATTTCACTTGGTGATACTGAAGATCAAAATCTTAGTAAGATGATCGTTCGGGAGGCAGGTACAGGTTTAATAACAGGGGCCATTTGTGGTGCGGTTGTGACTGTTGTTGTTTTTGTATGGCAAGGGGATCTATTTTTAGGTGCACTAGTAGGTATCTCAATTTTGGCTACACTAACTGTAGCGACGATTTCTGGTGCCTTTATTCCATTAATTATGCATAAATTGAAGGTGGATCCGGCTGTTGCATCTGGTCCTTTTATTACAACTATAAATGATATTATTAGTATTTTAATTTATTTTGGTATGGCGACATTGTTTATGCAATATTTAATTTAA
- a CDS encoding thiamine phosphate synthase has product MRLIKLYYLRIKVKKVEFHVITDGKQTVNELTVKLTMLHQDVDYIHIREKQKTASDIMLLVSNLLQRGVPKEKLVINDRLDVALLHNIPNVHLPGHGLPVEVVRAFDSHVRIGRSVHSLEEALRCEEAGADYLLFGHIFETNSKAALPPRGVEQLAEICEHITIPVIAIGGITPNTIKLLNNVSVDGVAVMSYVMGTSDPIGALTTLKEGGYHAKTI; this is encoded by the coding sequence TTGCGTCTTATAAAACTTTACTATCTAAGAATTAAGGTGAAAAAAGTGGAATTTCATGTCATTACAGATGGCAAGCAAACGGTAAATGAATTAACAGTGAAACTTACGATGCTCCATCAAGATGTGGATTATATTCATATCCGGGAAAAACAAAAAACGGCTTCAGACATCATGTTACTTGTGTCAAATTTGCTTCAGCGGGGTGTACCGAAGGAAAAACTTGTGATCAATGATCGACTTGATGTTGCTTTATTACATAATATCCCTAATGTTCATTTACCAGGACACGGCCTTCCTGTTGAAGTAGTAAGAGCTTTTGATTCACACGTAAGAATTGGACGGTCCGTCCATTCGCTAGAAGAAGCTTTACGATGTGAGGAAGCGGGAGCTGATTACCTGTTATTTGGTCACATCTTTGAAACAAATTCAAAAGCAGCATTACCTCCAAGGGGTGTAGAACAATTAGCTGAAATTTGTGAGCACATTACCATTCCAGTTATTGCGATTGGAGGCATTACTCCTAATACAATTAAGTTGCTTAACAACGTAAGCGTTGATGGTGTTGCTGTTATGTCCTATGTTATGGGGACCAGTGATCCAATCGGAGCTTTAACCACTTTAAAAGAGGGGGGTTACCATGCAAAAACAATATGA
- the thiO gene encoding glycine oxidase ThiO, producing the protein MQKQYDVGIVGGGIIGQSIAYQLAKEGISVLVLDSHKGGTGATCAAAGMLGANSELENNDAFFQFAKESQRHYHILRDELSELSQIDIQLVDKGMYKLAMTENEAKVLKKAVDTYETLEWHTKETVLQNEPHVSDSIVGALYIPEDGHVSPIHVCAAFTKSASLLGATFKENTPVHSIKKTATNEYTLSTPQGDYLCSKVVIANGVWSGHFFKQLGLDVSMKPVKGECLSVQGDHLDLKKTLFYDHCYIVPKGNGRFVVGATMVENDWSTTPSLGGIQSLIEKITPMMPSITSAKLIDTWAGLRPQSDDGKPYIGQHPLDENIYFAAGHYRNGILLAPKTGTMIRDLILKRKQNEEYVHAFSLTRKLTQTAR; encoded by the coding sequence ATGCAAAAACAATATGATGTAGGAATTGTTGGCGGTGGTATTATTGGACAGTCAATTGCTTATCAGCTTGCAAAAGAGGGAATCTCCGTTCTTGTATTAGATAGCCATAAAGGTGGTACAGGTGCTACATGTGCAGCTGCAGGCATGCTTGGTGCAAATTCTGAATTGGAAAACAATGATGCTTTTTTTCAGTTTGCGAAAGAAAGCCAAAGACACTATCACATTTTGCGTGATGAACTTTCAGAATTGTCACAGATAGATATTCAGCTAGTTGACAAAGGAATGTATAAGCTAGCAATGACAGAAAATGAAGCGAAAGTTTTGAAGAAAGCTGTTGATACCTACGAAACATTAGAATGGCACACGAAAGAAACAGTTTTACAAAATGAACCACATGTTTCTGATTCGATCGTAGGAGCGCTCTATATACCAGAAGATGGTCATGTTTCTCCTATACATGTATGTGCGGCATTTACGAAATCTGCTAGTTTACTAGGAGCAACCTTTAAAGAAAATACACCTGTTCATTCTATTAAGAAAACAGCTACGAATGAATACACGCTATCAACACCACAAGGAGATTATCTTTGTAGCAAAGTAGTCATAGCGAATGGAGTATGGAGTGGTCACTTTTTTAAACAATTAGGACTTGATGTCAGTATGAAGCCAGTTAAGGGTGAATGTCTTTCTGTTCAAGGAGACCACTTAGATCTGAAAAAGACTCTTTTCTATGATCATTGTTACATCGTTCCGAAGGGTAATGGAAGGTTTGTGGTAGGGGCCACAATGGTTGAGAATGATTGGAGTACAACTCCATCTCTTGGTGGAATTCAGTCTTTAATCGAAAAAATTACTCCGATGATGCCAAGTATTACTTCTGCTAAATTGATAGATACTTGGGCTGGATTAAGGCCGCAATCAGATGATGGAAAGCCTTATATTGGACAGCATCCTCTTGATGAGAACATCTACTTTGCAGCAGGACATTATCGAAATGGAATTTTGCTTGCCCCTAAAACAGGAACAATGATTAGAGATCTTATTTTAAAAAGAAAGCAAAACGAAGAGTATGTTCATGCTTTTTCTTTAACGAGAAAGCTTACTCAAACAGCGAGGTGA
- a CDS encoding monovalent cation:proton antiporter family protein: MHGASVTSLVIVILAAFLTPILLHRLKLNFMPVVVAEIIVGLIIGKSGFDVVHQDMWLETLSMLGFIFLMFLSGLEIDFTAFAGGKKKEKLPSGKDAPNAFFVSLIIFVGIFALSLLLSYIFVWIGLMDNAFLMTLIISTISLGVVVPTLKDAGIMKSNIGQIILLVAVIADLVTMVLLAVFASIYGGGDNNTWLLLVLFGAGVGLYFLGKTFMNRSFIETMSKGTIQIGTRAVFTLIILLVAISETIGAENILGAFLAGVLVSLLSPNKEMVQKLDSFGYGFLIPIFFVMVGVDLDIWALFKDPKIFLLIPLLFIALLISKVLPVYYLKRWYDGKTTLAAGFLLTSTLSLVIAAATIGERMEIITAEMSGALILVAVITSIVTPIFFKKLFPKSDGKPTKIKVAFIGANQMSLPVTRELNQDLYETTVYHIQQDKIDKQISESLFEIREIDNFQVETLKEQNAFDVDLIVVATGDEQRNADIALSAKNEQVDRVIASVASPDLASQLKDEGIDIFSTLLSTKTMLRALIEAPSVMRILTNQETTLYQINLNNAKYDNILLRNFPFTGDIIFVRIFRGKDSIVPHGDTDLKLGDRLIVTGSREYVNELKHELELI; this comes from the coding sequence ATGCATGGAGCATCTGTAACTTCATTAGTTATTGTTATTCTCGCAGCATTTCTAACCCCTATTTTGCTACATCGACTAAAGCTAAACTTTATGCCAGTCGTCGTAGCCGAAATTATCGTTGGGTTAATTATTGGAAAAAGTGGTTTTGATGTTGTCCACCAGGATATGTGGCTTGAGACATTATCAATGCTTGGATTTATTTTCTTAATGTTTCTTAGTGGTCTTGAAATAGACTTTACAGCTTTTGCAGGAGGAAAGAAAAAGGAAAAGCTTCCTTCAGGTAAGGATGCACCTAATGCGTTTTTTGTTTCACTTATCATATTTGTTGGGATTTTTGCTCTATCCTTATTATTATCCTACATCTTTGTATGGATTGGGTTAATGGATAACGCGTTTTTAATGACCTTAATTATTTCGACTATTTCTCTAGGGGTAGTAGTTCCTACATTAAAAGATGCAGGAATTATGAAATCAAATATTGGTCAAATTATTTTACTTGTGGCTGTTATAGCTGACTTAGTCACAATGGTGCTTCTTGCTGTTTTTGCTTCCATTTATGGTGGTGGAGACAACAATACCTGGTTGTTATTAGTTCTATTTGGAGCAGGTGTTGGGCTCTATTTCTTAGGAAAAACATTTATGAATCGTTCATTCATCGAAACAATGTCAAAAGGGACGATTCAAATTGGAACACGAGCTGTTTTTACCTTAATTATTTTATTAGTGGCCATTTCCGAAACAATTGGTGCCGAAAATATTTTAGGAGCTTTTTTAGCAGGTGTGCTAGTTTCGCTATTATCTCCTAACAAAGAAATGGTTCAAAAGCTTGATTCTTTCGGATATGGATTTCTTATTCCGATTTTCTTTGTAATGGTTGGAGTTGATTTAGATATTTGGGCATTGTTTAAAGACCCTAAAATCTTCCTGCTTATTCCATTATTATTTATCGCACTTCTGATTTCTAAGGTTTTGCCTGTTTATTATTTGAAAAGATGGTATGATGGCAAAACAACACTTGCAGCTGGTTTTCTCTTAACATCAACGCTTTCTCTAGTGATTGCTGCTGCTACGATTGGGGAAAGAATGGAGATTATCACAGCTGAAATGTCAGGTGCACTTATTTTAGTTGCTGTTATTACAAGTATAGTAACTCCGATTTTCTTTAAAAAGCTCTTCCCAAAAAGCGATGGCAAGCCAACAAAAATCAAGGTTGCCTTTATTGGTGCCAATCAAATGTCACTGCCTGTTACGAGAGAGCTAAACCAAGATCTTTATGAAACAACGGTTTATCATATTCAACAAGATAAAATTGATAAACAAATCTCTGAATCATTGTTTGAAATTAGAGAAATTGATAATTTTCAGGTTGAAACATTAAAAGAACAAAACGCATTTGATGTAGACTTAATCGTTGTGGCTACTGGTGATGAACAACGAAATGCCGATATAGCCTTATCTGCAAAAAATGAGCAAGTTGACCGAGTGATTGCCAGTGTGGCTTCACCTGATTTAGCAAGTCAATTAAAGGATGAAGGTATTGATATTTTCTCTACACTTCTTTCAACAAAAACGATGCTTCGTGCTTTAATTGAAGCGCCAAGTGTCATGAGAATCTTAACAAATCAGGAAACAACTCTATATCAAATTAACTTAAATAATGCAAAATACGATAACATCCTGCTACGAAACTTTCCGTTTACAGGAGACATTATTTTTGTCCGTATTTTCAGAGGCAAAGATTCGATTGTTCCACATGGAGATACAGACCTGAAATTAGGAGACCGTCTAATTGTGACGGGCTCTAGAGAATATGTAAATGAACTTAAACATGAGTTGGAATTGATATAA